One segment of Pirellulales bacterium DNA contains the following:
- a CDS encoding WD40 repeat domain-containing protein yields the protein MQAPATDPTQTHVLRELKHGSPLLACRFDPAGQFLFAAAQDNTLRRFRLDGDEHIALAGHQSWPLALAIDPSGKTLVSGGCDGRLLWWPADAPAPQPSRALDAHAGWIRAVAVSPDGQLVASAGNDLVVRLWSLGEGTLVRELPGHESHVYSLLFDSDGKSLLSGDLKGVVRQWDVAAGSETRKLDAAVLWKYDEGFRADIGGVRGMALRADRALLACAGITNVTNAFAGLGQPIAATFDFAAGQQKVVHRIKEAINDVLWNVAYHPDGYLIGALGGSAGGFLAFWRPEEEFEFHRLKLAASARDLALHPAGLLVATAEHDGVARIYELRKAPA from the coding sequence ATGCAGGCCCCCGCGACCGATCCGACGCAGACGCACGTGCTGCGAGAGTTGAAGCACGGCAGCCCGCTGCTGGCTTGCCGGTTTGATCCGGCGGGGCAGTTTCTCTTCGCCGCGGCTCAAGACAACACCTTGCGCCGCTTCCGGCTCGACGGCGACGAGCACATCGCGCTCGCCGGGCATCAAAGCTGGCCGCTCGCGCTGGCGATCGATCCCTCGGGCAAGACGCTCGTCTCGGGCGGCTGCGACGGGCGGCTGCTGTGGTGGCCGGCCGACGCGCCGGCGCCGCAACCGAGCAGGGCGCTCGATGCGCATGCCGGCTGGATTCGTGCCGTGGCCGTCAGTCCCGACGGGCAACTGGTGGCCAGTGCCGGCAACGATCTGGTGGTCCGGCTCTGGTCGCTCGGCGAAGGCACCTTGGTGCGCGAACTGCCCGGCCACGAATCGCACGTTTACAGCCTGCTCTTCGATAGCGACGGCAAGTCGCTGCTATCGGGCGATCTCAAGGGTGTCGTCCGGCAATGGGATGTTGCCGCCGGCAGCGAAACGCGCAAGCTCGACGCCGCCGTGCTGTGGAAATACGACGAAGGCTTTCGCGCCGACATCGGCGGCGTGCGCGGAATGGCGCTGCGGGCCGACCGCGCGCTGTTGGCCTGCGCGGGAATTACGAACGTCACCAATGCGTTTGCCGGACTCGGGCAGCCCATCGCGGCGACGTTCGATTTTGCCGCCGGCCAGCAGAAGGTGGTGCATCGGATCAAGGAAGCGATCAACGATGTGCTCTGGAACGTGGCCTATCATCCCGACGGCTACCTGATCGGCGCACTGGGCGGTAGCGCCGGTGGCTTTCTCGCCTTTTGGCGGCCCGAGGAAGAGTTCGAGTTTCACCGGCTGAAGCTGGCCGCCAGCGCCCGGGATTTGGCGTTGCACCCGGCCGGCCTGCTCGTGGCGACGGCCGAGCACGACGGCGTGGCGCGGATCTACGAGCTGCGCAAGGCGCCGGCCTAG
- a CDS encoding DUF1549 and DUF1553 domain-containing protein: MPWPRSRRVARLSTWLTIGFGRAAPRADLVAWLLVCLAVAVPLARAADSTPTPSTAPLHEQIDHMIAQALPAPAAERSSDEEFVRRIYLDLLGSVPAFDEVQRFLADERSDKRVRLIDELLERPEHARRLATWFDVTWMERRPDANVAAPEWQEYLRTAFRENRPLNQLLCEILSADGTDPVARPAAKFYLDRNGDTNLLVRDVGRLMFGMDLQCAQCHDHPLVNDYEQAHYYGLLAYLERGVLFTDKAKKVFYAEKGASEPVTFKSVFTGESAQATPQLPGGSVPAEPKYLAGCEHVVAPADGVMPVPRFSRRQQLAHDACGGQNAAFNRNLANRLWAFMLGRGIVHPPDMHHADNPPSHPELLALLTNELVASGFNVRSLMREIALSETYQRTSQLPAGQSEDSLPPQSYGVAPLKPLSPEQLGLALLQATGQTDVQRTAVASEFPTVDPKLSDLLPLTADEAARRDDLLERALYARLAPNLGSFTALFGLPAGSPQDNSQSTVHQALFLANAGVLQSWLTPGGNDLTARLAAIADNSALADELYLSVLARHPDDAERGMVVGYLAARPGDRTVAIQEMAWGLLTSTEFRFNH, from the coding sequence ATGCCGTGGCCTCGTTCACGCCGGGTGGCGCGATTGAGCACCTGGCTCACGATCGGATTCGGGCGCGCCGCGCCGCGAGCCGACCTCGTCGCGTGGTTACTCGTTTGTCTTGCCGTCGCCGTGCCCTTGGCGCGGGCCGCCGATAGCACGCCAACTCCCTCGACGGCGCCGCTCCACGAGCAGATCGACCACATGATCGCCCAAGCGCTTCCGGCGCCTGCGGCCGAACGATCGAGCGACGAGGAGTTCGTCCGGCGCATCTATCTCGATCTGTTGGGGTCGGTCCCTGCATTCGACGAAGTCCAACGCTTCCTGGCCGACGAGCGGTCCGACAAGCGGGTGCGGCTGATCGACGAATTGCTGGAGCGGCCCGAGCACGCTCGGCGTCTGGCCACCTGGTTCGACGTGACCTGGATGGAACGCCGTCCAGACGCGAACGTGGCCGCGCCCGAATGGCAGGAATATCTGCGGACCGCGTTTCGCGAAAACCGCCCGTTGAACCAATTGTTGTGCGAAATCCTCAGTGCCGACGGCACCGATCCGGTCGCGCGGCCGGCGGCCAAGTTCTATCTCGATCGCAATGGCGACACGAACCTGCTGGTCCGCGACGTTGGCCGGCTGATGTTCGGGATGGACCTGCAATGTGCGCAGTGTCACGACCATCCGCTGGTCAACGATTATGAGCAAGCGCACTATTACGGCCTGCTGGCCTACCTCGAACGCGGCGTGTTGTTTACCGACAAGGCCAAGAAGGTGTTTTACGCCGAGAAGGGCGCGTCCGAGCCGGTGACCTTCAAGTCGGTGTTCACCGGCGAATCGGCTCAGGCCACTCCGCAGTTGCCCGGCGGATCGGTACCGGCCGAGCCGAAGTACCTGGCCGGCTGCGAGCATGTCGTCGCCCCGGCCGACGGCGTGATGCCGGTCCCGCGTTTCAGCCGCCGGCAGCAGTTGGCGCACGATGCCTGCGGCGGACAGAACGCGGCCTTCAATCGCAACCTGGCCAATCGGCTGTGGGCCTTCATGCTGGGCCGGGGCATCGTGCATCCGCCCGATATGCATCACGCCGACAATCCACCGTCGCATCCGGAATTGCTGGCGCTGCTCACCAACGAGCTCGTGGCGTCGGGTTTTAACGTGCGGTCGTTGATGCGCGAGATCGCGTTGAGCGAGACCTATCAACGCACCAGCCAGCTCCCCGCGGGACAATCCGAGGATTCGCTGCCGCCGCAGAGTTACGGCGTCGCTCCGCTCAAGCCGCTGTCGCCCGAACAGCTAGGACTTGCGCTGCTGCAAGCCACGGGTCAGACCGACGTGCAGCGTACCGCTGTGGCCAGCGAGTTTCCCACGGTCGATCCCAAGCTGAGCGACTTGCTGCCGCTCACGGCCGACGAGGCTGCGCGGCGCGACGATCTGCTCGAACGGGCCCTGTATGCCCGGCTGGCACCGAACTTGGGCAGTTTCACGGCGCTGTTCGGATTGCCGGCCGGCAGCCCGCAGGACAACAGCCAGTCGACCGTGCACCAGGCGTTGTTCCTGGCCAACGCGGGCGTGCTGCAAAGCTGGCTGACCCCCGGCGGCAACGATCTGACGGCCAGGCTGGCCGCGATCGCGGATAACTCGGCGCTGGCCGACGAGTTGTACCTGAGCGTGTTGGCGCGGCATCCCGACGATGCCGAGCGCGGGATGGTGGTCGGTTACTTGGCGGCGCGCCCCGGTGACCGCACCGTCGCGATCCAGGAAATGGCCTGGGGGCTGCTGACTTCGACCGAGTTTCGATTCAATCACTAA
- the ilvB gene encoding biosynthetic-type acetolactate synthase large subunit — MSGADIVVQSLVNHGVEVIFAYPGGASMPLHQALTRYKDRIRTILPRHEQGGGFAAQGLARSTGKPGVCMATSGPGATNLVTAIADAKLDSIPLVCLTGQVPTRVIGTDAFQETPIVEICRGITKHHYLVTRVEDVARVMREAFHVATTGRPGPVLVDLPKDVQLATTVPNFDAPMDLPGYRVMRPTARPEQLAQVAAAIKRSRRPVIYAGGGIITGEASAELQALARKTAIPVTTTLMGIGCFPGDDIQSLDMLGMHGSVYSNYAVDQCDLLLALGVRFDDRVTGQVSAFAKNAKIVHIDVDASEINKNKAAHIPICSDVKYALTELNKIVEAPDDLSDWYAQIAEWKQSDPFTYNKQSEHILPQHAIETLWQITKEMDPVISVGVGQHQMWAAQFYKFRKPRTWLSSSGLGTMGFGLPAAMGVQAAFPGRLVVDIDGDGSMLINIQELATCYCENLPVKVLLLNNQHLGMVVQWEDRFHAGNRAHTYLGPIDNPEAVGQGEGLGPDQRYPDFVTIAKGFGCGAAHVQKKADLADAIRAMLAYPGPYVLDVAVPYQEHVLPMIPAGKTVHDLIKA, encoded by the coding sequence ATGTCAGGCGCCGACATCGTCGTGCAGTCGCTGGTCAACCACGGGGTTGAAGTGATCTTTGCCTATCCGGGCGGCGCCAGCATGCCGCTGCACCAGGCGCTCACCCGGTATAAGGACCGCATCCGCACGATCTTGCCGCGCCACGAGCAAGGCGGCGGCTTTGCGGCCCAAGGCCTGGCCCGCTCGACCGGCAAGCCGGGCGTGTGCATGGCCACGAGCGGCCCGGGCGCGACGAATCTGGTGACGGCCATCGCCGACGCCAAGCTCGACAGCATCCCGCTGGTTTGCCTGACCGGCCAGGTGCCCACGCGCGTGATCGGCACCGACGCCTTCCAAGAAACGCCGATCGTCGAGATCTGCCGCGGCATCACCAAGCATCACTACCTGGTCACGCGCGTCGAAGACGTCGCGCGCGTCATGCGCGAGGCTTTCCACGTCGCCACGACCGGGCGCCCGGGCCCGGTGCTGGTCGATCTGCCCAAGGACGTGCAACTCGCGACGACGGTGCCCAACTTCGACGCCCCGATGGACCTGCCGGGCTACCGCGTCATGCGCCCCACGGCGCGGCCCGAGCAGTTGGCGCAAGTGGCCGCGGCGATCAAGCGTTCGCGCCGTCCGGTGATCTACGCCGGCGGCGGCATCATCACCGGCGAGGCCAGCGCCGAGCTGCAGGCCCTGGCCCGTAAAACGGCCATTCCGGTCACGACCACCTTGATGGGCATCGGCTGCTTCCCGGGCGACGATATTCAGTCGCTCGACATGCTGGGCATGCACGGCAGCGTGTATTCCAACTATGCCGTCGATCAATGCGATCTGCTGTTGGCGCTCGGCGTGCGATTCGACGATCGCGTGACCGGCCAGGTCTCGGCTTTCGCCAAGAACGCGAAGATCGTCCACATCGACGTCGATGCCTCGGAGATCAACAAGAACAAGGCCGCGCACATCCCGATTTGCAGCGACGTCAAGTATGCCCTGACCGAGCTGAACAAGATCGTCGAGGCGCCGGACGATCTCTCGGACTGGTACGCCCAAATCGCCGAGTGGAAGCAGAGCGATCCATTCACCTACAACAAACAGTCGGAACACATCCTGCCGCAGCACGCCATCGAAACCCTGTGGCAGATCACCAAGGAAATGGACCCGGTGATTTCGGTCGGCGTCGGCCAGCACCAGATGTGGGCCGCCCAGTTCTACAAGTTCCGCAAGCCCCGCACCTGGCTCTCCAGCTCGGGCCTGGGCACGATGGGCTTCGGCCTGCCCGCGGCGATGGGTGTGCAAGCGGCCTTCCCGGGCCGGCTGGTCGTCGACATCGACGGCGACGGCAGCATGCTGATCAACATCCAGGAACTGGCCACCTGCTACTGCGAGAACCTGCCGGTCAAGGTGCTGCTGTTGAACAATCAGCATTTGGGCATGGTCGTGCAATGGGAAGACCGGTTCCACGCCGGCAATCGGGCGCACACGTATCTCGGCCCGATCGACAATCCCGAGGCCGTCGGCCAGGGCGAAGGTCTTGGCCCCGACCAGCGTTATCCCGATTTCGTGACGATCGCCAAGGGTTTCGGCTGCGGCGCGGCCCACGTGCAGAAGAAGGCCGATCTGGCCGACGCGATCCGCGCGATGCTCGCCTACCCGGGTCCCTACGTCCTCGACGTCGCCGTGCCTTACCAGGAACACGTGTTGCCGATGATTCCCGCCGGCAAGACGGTGCACGACCTGATCAAGGCGTAG
- a CDS encoding ABC transporter permease has translation MPELNPDFDLAKWFPAAAADWGLQIAALTVLGLIVGFVLSSVRLGPLAGARRVGRFVASAVGDLARISPRRVFALARLAVLESIRRMVLAAFVVFVVILLFAGWYLDPTSSNPARLYLSFVLSATSLLSALLALFLSVFSLPNDIRTRTIYTVVTKPVRPSEIVLGRILGFSLIGTVMLLLTGVSSYFFVLRGLDHSHEVVDASLEPEASAAGSSGALVGRTSAVHNHRHQVRIDAQSGTGQTSFDQGHDHDVTRVEVGGKTRYRLGPPRGHLVARRPIYGQLQMLNRQGEPGGIDIGKESKRQSWIEGGTQAAAIWTFSGLSEQQFPDGLPLELTLGVFRTAQGDVSQGVLGAITLRNPHDRTKVSAPRNFVAQDYKSDLHRIPREVQAPDGSTLDLYRDLVHDGRLEIEITCLQGEQYLGMGQTDAYLRPTDGSFALNFFKGYIGIWLQMLIITTVGVTLSTFLNAAVAMLGNLVLILGGFVKPYILDVATDRVIGGGPIESLVRIVRQMNQTIPLEPGFTTTAIKSLDVGYRAALKVMANAVPDLSSLSGTTLVARGYDIPWNPLVSQVLMALAYVVPVFVVGYLFFKMREVAR, from the coding sequence ATGCCCGAGCTCAATCCCGATTTCGATTTGGCGAAATGGTTCCCCGCGGCGGCTGCCGACTGGGGCCTGCAAATCGCTGCGCTGACGGTCCTGGGGCTGATCGTGGGGTTTGTGCTGTCGAGCGTTCGCCTGGGTCCCCTGGCCGGGGCGCGCCGCGTGGGTCGGTTCGTCGCGTCGGCCGTGGGAGATTTGGCCCGGATTTCGCCGCGTCGCGTATTCGCGCTGGCCCGGCTGGCGGTGCTCGAATCGATTCGCCGCATGGTGCTGGCAGCTTTCGTCGTGTTCGTCGTGATCCTGCTGTTCGCGGGGTGGTATCTCGACCCCACGAGCAGCAATCCGGCGCGGTTGTATCTGAGCTTCGTGCTCTCGGCCACCAGCTTGCTAAGCGCCCTGCTGGCGTTGTTCCTGAGCGTCTTCAGCCTGCCCAACGACATCCGGACGCGTACGATTTACACGGTGGTGACCAAGCCCGTTCGGCCCAGCGAAATCGTGCTCGGCCGGATCCTGGGGTTCTCATTGATTGGCACCGTGATGCTGCTGCTGACGGGTGTCTCGAGCTATTTCTTCGTATTGCGCGGCTTGGACCACAGCCACGAAGTGGTCGACGCCTCGCTCGAACCCGAGGCGAGCGCCGCGGGCTCGAGCGGTGCGCTCGTCGGGCGGACCTCGGCCGTGCACAATCATCGCCACCAGGTGCGGATCGACGCTCAAAGCGGCACGGGGCAAACGTCGTTCGACCAGGGACACGATCACGATGTGACCCGGGTCGAAGTCGGCGGCAAGACGCGCTACCGCCTGGGGCCACCGCGAGGCCACCTGGTCGCCCGGCGGCCAATCTACGGCCAGTTGCAGATGCTCAACCGGCAAGGCGAGCCCGGCGGCATCGATATCGGCAAGGAATCGAAACGGCAGTCCTGGATCGAAGGCGGGACGCAGGCCGCGGCCATCTGGACCTTTTCGGGTCTGAGCGAACAGCAGTTTCCCGACGGGTTGCCACTCGAATTGACGCTGGGCGTGTTTCGCACAGCGCAGGGCGACGTCAGCCAGGGCGTGCTCGGTGCGATCACGCTGCGCAATCCGCACGATCGGACGAAGGTCAGCGCGCCGCGCAATTTTGTGGCCCAGGACTACAAGAGCGACCTGCACCGGATTCCGCGCGAAGTGCAAGCTCCCGACGGCTCGACGCTCGACCTGTACCGCGACCTGGTGCACGACGGACGATTGGAAATCGAGATCACCTGCTTGCAGGGCGAACAATACCTCGGCATGGGCCAGACCGACGCTTATCTGCGGCCCACCGACGGCTCGTTCGCACTCAACTTCTTCAAAGGCTACATCGGCATCTGGTTGCAGATGCTGATCATCACGACGGTCGGCGTCACCCTGAGCACGTTTCTCAACGCCGCCGTGGCGATGCTCGGCAACCTGGTCCTGATCCTGGGTGGCTTCGTCAAGCCATACATCCTCGATGTGGCCACGGATCGCGTCATCGGCGGCGGACCGATCGAATCGCTGGTGCGCATCGTCAGGCAGATGAACCAGACGATTCCTCTCGAGCCCGGCTTCACGACCACGGCGATCAAGTCGCTTGACGTGGGATATCGGGCCGCGCTGAAGGTGATGGCGAACGCGGTGCCCGACTTGTCGTCGCTCAGCGGCACGACGCTCGTCGCCCGGGGCTACGACATCCCGTGGAATCCGCTGGTAAGCCAGGTGCTCATGGCGCTGGCATACGTCGTGCCGGTGTTCGTGGTGGGCTATTTGTTCTTCAAGATGCGCGAGGTGGCGCGATGA
- a CDS encoding DUF1501 domain-containing protein translates to MKCTYACGTADHLLARRQFLGSVAAGLSAGGLAAAGLGTFVRPAIAEQIAKAHKRVLVIWLSGGVSQLETWDPKPGTDTGGPTRAISTSVPGVQIADLLPHTAQQMHRLLLIRGVNTAEDDHGKGYQIMHTGRRPEPSIEYPHFGSLAARLLEPADASLPGYIHITPGGGGGLAASEAAYLGPRFGSVTLGNGAPPQNTVLPQAITETADAARNSFRGQVNDHFSRRRRTAETEAYSATYDQAAALMRKRELFDVTKEPAADQERYGNHDLGRHCLLARRLLENGVTFVKVSHSNYDTHNENFNFHIEQLGEFDRTFATLIDDLAQRGMLDSTLVVVKSEFGRTPNINHLFGRDHWSKAWSVALAGCGLHSGGVYGATNDRGTEVVDGQVNGGHLFHTYFRALGLDSRESFTINGRPLPIADPSAHAIEEVLA, encoded by the coding sequence ATGAAGTGCACCTATGCCTGCGGCACTGCGGATCATCTGCTGGCCCGTCGTCAATTCCTGGGGAGCGTCGCCGCCGGACTCTCGGCCGGAGGTCTGGCCGCCGCGGGGTTGGGGACGTTCGTGCGGCCGGCGATCGCCGAGCAGATCGCCAAGGCGCATAAGCGGGTATTGGTGATCTGGCTGTCGGGCGGCGTGAGCCAATTGGAGACTTGGGACCCCAAGCCCGGCACCGACACCGGCGGGCCCACGCGAGCGATCTCGACGAGCGTGCCCGGCGTGCAGATTGCCGACCTGCTGCCGCACACGGCGCAACAGATGCACCGGCTGCTGTTGATTCGCGGCGTCAACACCGCCGAAGACGACCACGGCAAGGGGTACCAGATCATGCACACCGGCCGCCGGCCGGAGCCATCGATCGAGTATCCGCACTTTGGTTCGCTCGCGGCGCGTTTGCTCGAACCGGCCGACGCCAGCCTCCCCGGTTATATTCACATCACGCCGGGCGGCGGCGGGGGATTGGCCGCGAGCGAGGCGGCATACCTGGGGCCACGGTTCGGCTCGGTGACGCTGGGTAACGGCGCGCCGCCGCAGAACACGGTGCTGCCGCAAGCGATTACCGAAACCGCCGATGCAGCGCGGAATTCATTTCGCGGTCAGGTCAACGATCACTTCTCGCGCCGCCGGCGGACGGCCGAGACCGAGGCCTACAGCGCCACCTACGACCAGGCCGCGGCGCTGATGCGCAAGCGCGAGCTGTTCGACGTCACGAAGGAGCCGGCCGCCGACCAGGAGCGGTATGGCAACCACGACCTCGGCCGGCATTGCCTGCTCGCGCGGCGGCTGCTGGAAAACGGCGTGACGTTCGTAAAAGTCTCGCACTCGAACTACGACACGCACAACGAGAATTTCAATTTCCACATCGAACAGCTCGGCGAGTTCGACCGCACTTTTGCCACGTTAATCGACGACCTGGCCCAGCGCGGCATGCTCGATTCGACGCTGGTCGTCGTCAAATCGGAGTTCGGCCGCACGCCGAACATCAACCACCTGTTCGGCCGCGATCACTGGAGCAAGGCCTGGAGCGTCGCCCTGGCCGGCTGCGGACTGCACTCCGGCGGCGTGTACGGCGCCACGAACGACCGCGGCACGGAAGTCGTCGATGGCCAGGTGAACGGCGGGCACTTGTTCCACACCTATTTTCGCGCTCTCGGTCTCGATTCGCGCGAGTCGTTCACGATCAACGGACGACCGCTGCCCATCGCCGATCCTTCGGCGCATGCCATCGAAGAGGTTCTGGCGTGA
- a CDS encoding DUF1501 domain-containing protein, producing the protein MWTMLGSRRHCCDGISRRETLKVGALSALGGLGLVDLLRAQELAPGVPPKAKSVIVLYLLGGAPTQDMYDLKPQAAEEVRGEFRPISTSAPGVEICELLPRTAQWMHRAALVRTVNHTGGCHNTLPSYTGYGAVLPDIVSTRDSYPPSMGSICEYLNDDPHTPAYFYLPCYLGWGQAIRRPGPYAGFLGKRFDPLFTECEPYVDNPPDTPYHAQVLRGRPVLPNSKLLDGMTIDRLDGRRDLLAQIDDARREIEPQLAIAQFDRQQRQAWDILLSSRVRDAFDLDQEPTALRERYGNSLFGASTLVARRLVEAGVRFVNVTWDCYWERLKLQYECWDTHERNAGVLRDYNLPQLDLTYSALIEDLDARGLLDETLVVVMSDFGRTARHNAKGGRDHWTHCYSVLLAGAGIRGGTIHGASDAQAAFPKTDPVSPGDVCATIYRLLGIDPAMRVRDAQGRPVEIAHGGRPIESVLA; encoded by the coding sequence ATGTGGACCATGCTCGGCAGTCGGCGGCACTGCTGCGACGGCATCTCGCGGCGCGAAACGCTCAAAGTCGGAGCGCTTTCGGCGCTGGGCGGGTTGGGGTTGGTCGATCTGCTCCGCGCCCAGGAATTAGCGCCCGGTGTGCCGCCCAAGGCGAAGAGCGTGATCGTGCTGTACCTGCTCGGCGGCGCACCGACGCAGGACATGTACGATCTGAAGCCTCAGGCTGCCGAGGAAGTCCGCGGTGAGTTCCGCCCGATTTCCACCAGCGCCCCGGGCGTGGAGATTTGCGAGCTGTTGCCCCGGACAGCGCAGTGGATGCATCGCGCGGCGCTGGTGCGGACCGTCAACCACACGGGCGGCTGCCACAACACGCTGCCCAGCTACACGGGCTACGGCGCAGTCCTGCCCGATATCGTTTCGACCCGCGACAGCTACCCGCCGAGCATGGGCTCGATCTGCGAGTATCTCAACGACGATCCGCACACGCCGGCCTATTTCTACCTGCCGTGCTACCTGGGCTGGGGGCAGGCCATTCGCCGCCCGGGACCCTACGCCGGCTTCTTGGGCAAACGCTTCGACCCGCTGTTCACCGAGTGCGAGCCGTATGTCGACAACCCGCCGGACACGCCGTACCACGCCCAAGTGCTGCGGGGCCGGCCGGTGTTGCCTAACAGCAAGCTGCTTGACGGCATGACGATCGACCGGCTCGACGGCCGGCGCGACCTGCTCGCGCAGATCGACGATGCGCGCCGTGAAATCGAGCCGCAACTGGCCATTGCGCAGTTCGACCGGCAGCAGCGCCAGGCCTGGGACATCCTGTTGTCGTCGCGCGTGCGCGACGCATTCGACCTCGACCAGGAGCCCACGGCGTTGCGCGAGCGCTACGGCAACTCGTTGTTCGGCGCGAGCACGCTCGTGGCCCGGCGCTTGGTCGAGGCCGGCGTGCGTTTCGTGAACGTCACCTGGGACTGCTATTGGGAACGGTTGAAATTGCAGTACGAATGCTGGGACACGCACGAGCGCAACGCCGGCGTGCTGCGCGATTACAACTTGCCGCAGTTGGATCTGACCTACAGCGCCTTGATCGAGGATCTCGACGCGCGCGGGCTACTCGACGAGACGCTCGTGGTGGTGATGAGCGATTTCGGCCGCACGGCGCGGCACAACGCGAAGGGCGGCCGTGATCATTGGACCCATTGCTACTCGGTCCTGCTGGCGGGCGCCGGCATCCGTGGCGGGACGATCCACGGGGCCAGCGACGCGCAGGCCGCATTCCCCAAGACCGACCCGGTCAGCCCCGGCGACGTCTGTGCAACGATCTATCGCCTGCTGGGCATCGACCCGGCGATGCGCGTCCGCGACGCGCAAGGCCGCCCCGTCGAAATCGCCCACGGCGGCCGGCCGATCGAAAGCGTGCTGGCCTAA